The window GCCGGACCGTCTGGAACCGGAACCTGAAATCCGCACGCCAAAGGCGCCGCTTTCGCCCCGCATAAATGGGCCGTCGGTTTTCGGTGCCCGGCCCGGCTCGCCCTTCATGTACACCATTCCCGTCACGGGCGAGCGTCCGATGGAGTTTTCTGCCGAAGGGCTCCCGCCGGGCTTGCAGCTCAATGCCGTAACCGGCGAGATAGCAGGGCGCTTGGAAAAACCGGATCAGTATGATCTTCTTTTGCGCGTAAAGAATGAGCGAGGCGCCACCGAGCGCAAGTTCCGCATCGTCATAGGCGAGACGATTGCCCTGACGCCGCCGATGGGCTGGAACAGTTGGAACTGCTGGGGCAGCAGGGTGGATGCCGACAAGGTGCTTCGCAGCGCGCGCGCGATGGCGGCTTGTGGGTTGATCGACCACGGCTGGAGCTACATCAATATCGATGATGCTTGGCAAGGCCGGCGCGGCGGTCCCTTCAACGCCATTCAAGGCAACGAGAAGTTTCCGGACCTGAAGGGTCTGTGCGACGCCATTCACCACTTGGGCCTTAAGACGGGCATCTATTCGACGCCCTGGACCACCTCTTATGCGGATCACATCGGCGGCAGCGCCCAGAATCCCGAGGGAACCTGGGCCAAACCAACCGTCCCCAAACGAGGCAACGTAAATAAGAAGCGACTGCCATGGGCCATCGGAAAATACTCCTTCGCCCGGAACGATGCCAAACAATGGGCGGCCTGGGGGATCGATTACCTCAAATACGATTGGAACCCGAACGAGCCGCCGGAGACCCAGGAGATGTATGACGCGCTCCGTCAGAGCGGGCAGGACATCGTTCTGAGCTTGTCCAACAGCACCCCCTTCACGAACGCGCCGGCTCTTTCGAAAATCGCCAATTGCTGGCGAACCACAGGCGACATCCGCGATACATGGGTTTCGATGAGCAAAAAGGGGTTCGGCGAAGATAAGTGGGAACCCTTCGCCCATCCGGGGCATTGGAATGATCCGGACATGCTGGTCGTGGGGCAAGTCGGCTGGGGCAGCCCCCATCCGACCCGCCTTACCCCCGACGAGCAATACACGCATATCACCCTGTGGTGCCTCTTGGCCGCGCCACTCCTGCTGGGCTGCGACCTCGAGAAACTCGATGCCTTCACGCTCAACCTGCTGAGCAATGACGAGGTCCTGGCCGTGGATCAGGACGCCCTCGGCAACCAGGCCCACTGCATCGCCAGCGAGGGCGACACGCTTGCGTACGCAAAAGCCCTTGAAAGCGGGGGAAAAGCCGTCGGGCTATTCAACCTCGACTCGGCCCCCACTGTCGTGAAGGTCCGGTGGGCCGACCTCGGCATCTCCGGCAAGATGGCCGTGCGCGATTTGTGGCGGCAGAAGGACCTCGGGGAGTACGAGGATGAATTTGAACTCACAGTTGCAGGCCATGGCGCCGAGTTGGTGAAACTCCAACCCGCCAGATAGCCAAACCCGACCTTACGGAACGCCTCCCCCCAAATTGCCAGGGCCGTTGCCACTGCCCCCGCCCCAAATGCTCCCCGCCCAATACAATGCCTGGCCGACGATCGCTACAACTGCCTGAGCCGTGATGCAGTTGCCAAGAGAACTTCACCTTGAAGGGCAATGGGTCTGCCGGTTCATTCAACCGCTTCCAATTCTGGCGGTGCGCATACCGAAGCATCATGATGTAGTGTCGCCCTCTAAAGCATGCGCGAGACGTTTCCATATTTCCTCCGGGTCCTCCAAGCCAACAGAAATTCGGATCAGGTAACGGGAGACACCACAGGCCTCGGCCCAATCCAATTCGGTGTAATGCGCCAGCAGTGTGAACGGGCAAGCCAGGGTAAAAATGGTTCCCAGGCTTGGGCCTTTGCAGAAAGCGAGGCGGTCGTAAATTGCCGATGAAGTGGTCTGGGCGTCTTTGGGCAAAAAGGTCAGGAGAGCGCCCCAGCCGCCGTCCTTGCGGCGGACGGCTTCGTAAGCGTCGTTGAATTCCCATTTGGGGTACCACACCCGTTCGACCGCAGGATGGCGCCGCAAACGCTCGGCCAACAGCAGGCCATTCTCGTTGTGCCGCCGCATCCGTTCCGGGAAGCCGCGCGCCTGTTGGTCCAGGACAATGGCATCCTGGCCCCAAAGCAGTTCCTCATGGCGGGTGCGCACAATCTGCTTGAGTTCGGGGTAGAGGGGCGAGCGGGGATTGCAGATGAGCGCGCCGCCCATGGCATCGCCGGTGCCAACGATGAATTTGGTCAGGCTGGTCGCAATCAAATCGGCGTGGGGGCTCAGATCGATGTTCATGGGTGTTGCGACAACGTCATCCACTATCAGTGGCACGCGGTGTGCCCTTAAGAGCGGGGCGACCTGGCGCAAATCAGCGCTACCCAGCAACGGATTGCCCGGGATTTCGCAGAAACAACCGGAGAGACATTCTCGTTCGAGCAAGTTTCCCAATTGTGTTTCGATACCCTCTAAGTGCTGAAGCAGGATGCCGCGGTGCCCGAATTTCTGCTGCAGTTTCAGACTATCGACATAAGGAAAGCCCAATTGCGCGGTCGGCAGGCCGGGCGCCCGCTCGAGGACGGCTAGCAAGGCCGCGAACATGGAGGCCATGCCGCTTGGGGCTAGAAAGACGTCGTCCTCGCTGCAATCGTAAAAGCCGGCCAGTTGCCGCCGTAGCGAGGCGCGGGCAGGTTCGTAGTCGGCTTGGCCATTTCTGCCGCCCAGCCGCGCCTCGGCCTCGCGGCTGGAAACGATGAGGCCAGTGTGCTGCCAGAAGACGCGCAAGGCTGTATGGCCGGCGGCTTCGGCACACACGCCGTATAAGCCTTGGCTGGAGACCACACGGGCCTCGGCGCCGGCATCGCGGGCGAACGCAGCCGCCAACTCCGCCGCTCGGGCCGATGGAAACGGCAGACAAGGCTGGCCGTGGCCCAGTTGCCGGCCCAGTTCGAGCACCAGGGGATGAATCACAAATCGCGGATAGCCGCTGGACAGCCGACCCATGACCTCAGCGCTCTTCTCTTCGTAGCCAACCACATCGCGCCAGCGCGGCAGAGCGACCGAGACCGCGTGCGGCGAAGCCGGGATGGACTGGCCCAATTGGTCAGGCCGCCAGACCGGATTGTGGAGCAAGTCGCACGCGTTCATCGTGTTTTCCAAATCTAAGTAATTGGGACTATAGCGTAAGTGGAAGGCCTTGCCAACCTTGCCAAGGATGCGCCGATTGTGGCACATTTGTTGCCGACTCCTATCTATGTGACTCACTTACTGAGGTTTACGTGGCGAGTCCATCGGAATTAAAGAAAAAAACTGGTCTTCTTGTCGAGAATTGCTTCATTCCCTGTCCCTTGCATCAGGTCAATAACCTACTGGCATAAAACCAGTTTATGGCGCAGGTTACTATGTTGCTTCAGCCCTCTTTTCATAGGTGGGAGGATCCTGAAGTCGGAGCGACTCCTTAACCGGAGCCGCTCTTTTTATGTGGTCGATAATTAGTATGGCTGGAACGCGTAGCGGAGGCGGTCGGCTTCACGAACGGCCCATAGGTTTTCCGGCCATACCGAGCCGCCATATTTGATGAAATGCGCGCTGCCATCGACGAAAGCAAAATTGGAGCCGCCGGCCTTGACCTTGGGAATACGATTGGCTGAGTGACAGCCGTGTTCGACGCGGTCAAAGTCATTTCCATCGCCCTCAAGCAAATCCATATAATAGTCCAGGGCGACCGGAGGGGTCTCGTTGGGCAAGTTTTTTTTCTCGCCAAAAACGACTGTGATCGAGGGCATCACAACGGCTGTTTCTTTCATAGCCGCAGGCACGACCAGGTCATTGGTGAGGTAATCGTTCCATCCATTGATCAAATAGCTTCGAGGGGCGCGGTCCTGCGGGGTCGGGGAGCCCAGCATCGTTAATGGGACGCCACGCGAGGCGTCGGTGGGGCAGACCAGCAGGTTTGTGGTGCGGTAATAATCCACCAGGAGCGTCGGCCACCGGTAAGCATTGGTGCGGGGCGGATAGTAGTCGTTAAAATCATCCGCGTAGAGCTTCAGTGCCAAAGTGAGCTGTTTGAGGTTGTTCACGCATTTAATGCGATTGGCCGATTCTTTGGCCCGGGCCAACCCTGGCAGGAGCATGCTGGCCAGGATAGCTATAATGGCAATAACGACCAATAACTCGATGAGAGTAAAAGCAGCGCGAGGGGCGCCCGGCGGGAATTGCCAATCGCCTGGGATGCTTCGCGTGAGACGGGCCGTTGGATAAGATCGATTCTTTTTCATACATTCGTTCGCATGTTTATCACTGACGCTGCCCGCTCTAATTGGCTAGTCGCATGCCAAGTCGAATATTTTGACTGTTTTGGCGTCAACCCTTTACTATATGACGCCGAAAGTTTGGACCCTGATAGCCGCCGCCGTGGTGTTCGGCAGCTTGTCGCTCTACCTGAACAAAGACTGGTTTGCCAAAGACAATATTCAAATCATCCACCGTTCGCGTCCGGCGCGCGGAAGGTTTGCGCGGGGCAACAATCGTGCCACGGCTGCTGTTGAACCGATTACTTTCGGGTTCGACCGCAAGCTGAAGCTCACCTCGCTCAAGGTCATTCCCCTGAGCGACATCGAGACAAACAAGTTCCCGCAGCCCATCTGGAACCTCGTGTCGGATTCCAACTCCGCCCCCATAAAGCAGTTCAGCTACGGCATGCGGATTCCGGGAATGCGCCCGGCATTCAAAGGGGTGGCCCCGGAGCCGCTGCAGCCCGGGGAGGTTTACCGGCTCTTTATTCAGGCCGGCTCCTTGAAGGCCCAGCACGACTTCACCCCCGTGCCCAGAGTAGATTAAGACGGGTCCGGCTTCCTTTTGGTTACAGGGAGGGGTGCGAGTGCAAGGCAGCAGCACGCGACTACTGCTCCAATCCAACTAATTGGCTCGCTTCGAGCTGAAACTCATGCTCAGGGGCCACAGCTCGAATCCTGCCAGTGCGAAATGATGATCGAAGCCAAAAACCGTTCTCGATGCCCTCGCGCCGTATAAGGGTGACGGAAAGGCAATCGGTTAAACTCAGGTTCTGATCGGAGAACATCTCCAGCGAGCAAGCGCAGGCTCTCAGGGGACTGGCAAAGCGACTGTCAGGCGTGGGTCGTCAAAGGCTAAAACTATCTCGGCATGTTGGACGCGGTGTTCGCGCGCGAGGTCCATCGCCTCGGCGCTGTGTTTAAAACTTTGGGCCTGTTCTTTCTCGGGGGTCCATTGGGCGGGTTCCCGGAAATACAAACCTGTCCCGGCATCACGAAGCAGTACTCTCATAGTGAACTGTGGGCTCGAATCTTCTGCATTTTTCTGTTGCACCCAGGAAGACCGGGCTGCCAGGAGAGACAAGGCGGCCCCGCAGGCACGGTCTCGACCAACTGAAAACTGCGGCTCTCGAGGCGCCACCGGCCAGAGAGTCCAACTAACCGATGCGGATTATGGAGGCAGGCCGGAGAGGAAAGCTACAAAGACTTGTTCACTTCTTTTTGCAAGTTGTTCACAGTTTCTTCACAAAGGCTTTCTGGCCTCTTTTGCCCAGGTGTCTTTCAAGGTGATCGTCCGATTGAACACCGGTTTGCCCGGCGCACTGTCGGGGTCCAGCGCGAAATAAGCCAGGCGCTCGAACTGAAAGCGCAACTCGGGTCGGGCTTCCTTGAGGCTGGGCTCGCATTTGGCGGTCACCACTTCGAGTGAATTCGGGTTAAGATGCTTTTTAAAGTCGCCTTCTGCATCCGGTTCAGCGGCGGTAAAAAGTCGATCATAAAGGCGCGTCTCCGCATCCAGCGCATGGGCGGCGCTCACCCAATGGATGGTGCCCTTTATCTTGCGCGAGGCGGTCGGGCCGCCGGTTTTGCTGTCCAGGTCCGCCGTGCAGCGCAACTCGGTGATATTGCCGCCGGCATCCTTAATCACTTCATCACACTTGATAATATAAGCGTATTTGAGGCGCGCCTCGCCGCCCGGGCGCAGGCGGAAATACTTGGGCGGGGGCGTTTCCATGAAATCATCCCGCTCGATAAAGAGGTCGCGGCTGAAGGGGACATTGCGTGTCCCGGCGTTCTCGTCCTCGGGGTTGTTAACCGCCGCGACTTGCTCAATTTTCCCCGCAGGATAATTGGTGATCACCACCTTGAGCGGGCGCAGGACGGCCAAACGCCGCAGGGCCCGGCGATTCAGGTCTTCGCGAATGACATGCTCGAAGACGGCGATATCGGTCTGGCTGCTGTATTTGGTGACACCGATATTGTAAGCGAACTGGCGGAGGGCGCTGGCCGGAATGCCACGACGCCGCAACCCGGAAATGGTGGGCATGCGCGGGTCATCCCAACCGGTGACGACGTTCTCATTGACAAGCTGGATGAGCTTGCGCTTGGAAACGATGGTGTAGCTGGGAATCAGCTTGGCGAATTCATATTGGCGCGGCAGGGGCCGCGGCAGGTCGAGATGTTCGAGAATCCAATCATAGAGAGGGCGATGGACCTCGAATTCAAGCGTGCAGATGCTGTGAGTGATGCCTTCGATGTAATCACTCAGGCAATGCGCAAAGTCGTACATGGGGTAGATGCACCATTGATTGCCTGTGTGGTGGTGTTCGGCGTGGCGAATGCGGTAAAGAACCGGGTCGCGCAGCCAGATGTTGGGCGAGGCCATGTCGATGCGGGCGCGCAAGGTCCGGGCGCCGTCGGGGAACTCCCCGTTTTTCATCCGCACGAACAGATCGAGGTTTTCCTCGACCGAACGATTGCGGAAGGGGCTTTCCTGTCCTGGGCGGTCTGGCGCGCCGCGGTATTTGTCGGTGTCTTCAGCGGATAAATCATCGACATACGCAACGCCCTTGCGAATGAGCTGGAGGGCGTATTCATAAATCTGCGGGAAATAATCGGAGGCGTAAAAGGGCTCGCAGGCGGACGCTTGTTTGAGGGCGGACGGGTAGAGGGGCGGGAGATAAAAATCAGTCTTGCCATTGAGGGCTTGGGTTTTGAGGGCTGCGCCTTGAGCCTTGAGTCCCAGCCGGTCGTCAGCCCAATCCTCAATCAGCCACTTCACGTCCGCCGTAATGGAATCCACATACTCCACCTCTTCCTTGGCGGGATTGGTGTCGTCCATGCGCAGGTTGCAAATGCCGCCAAACTCGCGAGCGATGCCGAAGTTGAGGCAAATGGATTTGGCATGACCGATGTGCAGATAACCGTTTGGTTCGGGGGGGAAACGGGTGTGGATTTGGGGATATTTGCCTTCCTTTACGTGGGCCTCGACGATGTCGCGGATGAAATCCGATGGAGCGGGCGGGCTGGCGGTGGCCGAAGGCGGGTTGGACGGTTTGTTGGCAGTTGTCATGGACGCGGGGCAGGAGAGGGTTTCAATTGCGGGAACAGGATGACGTCGCGGATGCTTTCCTGTCCCAGGAGCATCATGCAAAGCCGGTCGATTCCCATGCCCATGCCACCGGCAGGGGGCATGCCATGTTCGAGGGCGACAAGAAAATCCTCATCCATTTTTTGCTGCTCGCCGCCGGCCTGGTGTTCCAGGCGCGCGCGCTGTTCGATGGGGTCGTTCTGTTCGGTATAGGCGGGAG is drawn from Verrucomicrobiia bacterium and contains these coding sequences:
- a CDS encoding glutamine--tRNA ligase/YqeY domain fusion protein is translated as MTTANKPSNPPSATASPPAPSDFIRDIVEAHVKEGKYPQIHTRFPPEPNGYLHIGHAKSICLNFGIAREFGGICNLRMDDTNPAKEEVEYVDSITADVKWLIEDWADDRLGLKAQGAALKTQALNGKTDFYLPPLYPSALKQASACEPFYASDYFPQIYEYALQLIRKGVAYVDDLSAEDTDKYRGAPDRPGQESPFRNRSVEENLDLFVRMKNGEFPDGARTLRARIDMASPNIWLRDPVLYRIRHAEHHHTGNQWCIYPMYDFAHCLSDYIEGITHSICTLEFEVHRPLYDWILEHLDLPRPLPRQYEFAKLIPSYTIVSKRKLIQLVNENVVTGWDDPRMPTISGLRRRGIPASALRQFAYNIGVTKYSSQTDIAVFEHVIREDLNRRALRRLAVLRPLKVVITNYPAGKIEQVAAVNNPEDENAGTRNVPFSRDLFIERDDFMETPPPKYFRLRPGGEARLKYAYIIKCDEVIKDAGGNITELRCTADLDSKTGGPTASRKIKGTIHWVSAAHALDAETRLYDRLFTAAEPDAEGDFKKHLNPNSLEVVTAKCEPSLKEARPELRFQFERLAYFALDPDSAPGKPVFNRTITLKDTWAKEARKPL
- a CDS encoding alginate lyase family protein; this translates as MATTPLSRRAWLWAAGLGLFMAWAGPPLAAGTNLTLDVARIDQERILTAAAKAMMSAPLTITQFRAPLSQGGPNDFYSNGDYWWPDPGKPDGLPYVQRDGQSNPNNFNEHRRCLTQLSEAIAVLGAAYEITHEERYAQKAAELLRVFFLDPATRMKPSLNYSQAIPGRTAGRGTGIIDTLHLVEVPVAVAILQHSPAFPSGVLAGLQKWFRDYSDWMLSSANGQQEAAARNNHSVAFYLQLAVFARFTGNEALLDQYRRQFKQVFIPMQMATDGSFPAELRRTKPYGYSIFQLDNIATLCQVLSTPADNLWTFSLPDGRGIRAAMAFLYPYLADKAKWPHKPDVQAWEAWPARQPCLVFAGLALDQPQYLHLWEKLPPDPADPEVRRNIAITQPLIWLSFTQQIQQASASMKPDRLEPEPEIRTPKAPLSPRINGPSVFGARPGSPFMYTIPVTGERPMEFSAEGLPPGLQLNAVTGEIAGRLEKPDQYDLLLRVKNERGATERKFRIVIGETIALTPPMGWNSWNCWGSRVDADKVLRSARAMAACGLIDHGWSYINIDDAWQGRRGGPFNAIQGNEKFPDLKGLCDAIHHLGLKTGIYSTPWTTSYADHIGGSAQNPEGTWAKPTVPKRGNVNKKRLPWAIGKYSFARNDAKQWAAWGIDYLKYDWNPNEPPETQEMYDALRQSGQDIVLSLSNSTPFTNAPALSKIANCWRTTGDIRDTWVSMSKKGFGEDKWEPFAHPGHWNDPDMLVVGQVGWGSPHPTRLTPDEQYTHITLWCLLAAPLLLGCDLEKLDAFTLNLLSNDEVLAVDQDALGNQAHCIASEGDTLAYAKALESGGKAVGLFNLDSAPTVVKVRWADLGISGKMAVRDLWRQKDLGEYEDEFELTVAGHGAELVKLQPAR
- a CDS encoding PLP-dependent transferase, which translates into the protein MNACDLLHNPVWRPDQLGQSIPASPHAVSVALPRWRDVVGYEEKSAEVMGRLSSGYPRFVIHPLVLELGRQLGHGQPCLPFPSARAAELAAAFARDAGAEARVVSSQGLYGVCAEAAGHTALRVFWQHTGLIVSSREAEARLGGRNGQADYEPARASLRRQLAGFYDCSEDDVFLAPSGMASMFAALLAVLERAPGLPTAQLGFPYVDSLKLQQKFGHRGILLQHLEGIETQLGNLLERECLSGCFCEIPGNPLLGSADLRQVAPLLRAHRVPLIVDDVVATPMNIDLSPHADLIATSLTKFIVGTGDAMGGALICNPRSPLYPELKQIVRTRHEELLWGQDAIVLDQQARGFPERMRRHNENGLLLAERLRRHPAVERVWYPKWEFNDAYEAVRRKDGGWGALLTFLPKDAQTTSSAIYDRLAFCKGPSLGTIFTLACPFTLLAHYTELDWAEACGVSRYLIRISVGLEDPEEIWKRLAHALEGDTTS
- a CDS encoding type II secretion system protein, whose amino-acid sequence is MKKNRSYPTARLTRSIPGDWQFPPGAPRAAFTLIELLVVIAIIAILASMLLPGLARAKESANRIKCVNNLKQLTLALKLYADDFNDYYPPRTNAYRWPTLLVDYYRTTNLLVCPTDASRGVPLTMLGSPTPQDRAPRSYLINGWNDYLTNDLVVPAAMKETAVVMPSITVVFGEKKNLPNETPPVALDYYMDLLEGDGNDFDRVEHGCHSANRIPKVKAGGSNFAFVDGSAHFIKYGGSVWPENLWAVREADRLRYAFQPY